In Coleofasciculaceae cyanobacterium, the sequence AAAATTTAGTAATTTAGATGTAACTCAAATCACTGGACAATTGGAATTTTATGATTGTAAACAAAGTAAAGCTTGAAGCTGCTATTTTTTAAGTCTTATCTTGCACCCTGAGCGCACGTATCTCGGTCTTCCCCCAATTAGTTTCAAGCTGCCACTTTAATTGATACTGGATATAATCTCTTTTTTCATCTCTAGATAAGCTTTGCCGATTTTAGCGCTATGCTCTTTCTCGATCCAACCTGATTCCATCAATATTTTCAATGCTTCCATTTGTGACATTTGGCTAAGATTGAGATCGATTGAATCTATTTGAGATAATGCCTTAAGTAGCTCTTGATAGCTATCAGTGGGGAGTAGCCAAAAGAGATTACTTAATAACTGTTGAACTTTTTTGTCCGCTTCCTGCTTAATTTTGCGACTATTAGACCAATGTTGGGGAAATCTGCGCTCTAGTATCCAAGCAGCAGCTTTCCAATCTGTTTTGGCAGCCTGATTAATACTCCTGATTAAATTAATTTCTGATGTAGCGACTGCCCGATTAACATCCTCTGCAAATTCTGCATAAAGTTCGTTTGATTGACGATTGCTGTCTGTATCAGTGCCTCGGCGCATCCATTCTCGAAAAGTAGAATAGGAGACATTAGCACCCAAGCAAGCTGATTCATAGTTTAAACCCTGCTCGATATTGTCAATAATAGTTTGTTTGACCGTTTCAGTTAATTTTGTTTGTCTTCCCATAATTTATTCTCCTTGTTTATACCAGCGATCGCCTTGAGATTTCCAATTGTTCATCACTTGTTGATAACCTGGGCTTTGTTTGGGTTTTCCTGTACGGTAGCGATAAATAGTAGATTTACTCATGCCTAACTGCTTGGCTAATTCAGCATCAGTTAATGAAACGGATTGTGTAGGTTCTGTAGGCTTTTCTTCTTCTACTTCCTCAAAGATTGGAGCTAATGAGGCTTTATCTATTTGCGTGGTAGTTTGTTGATTTTCTTCGACTTCTTCATCTTTTAGGGCATTCTCCGAAGAGTATTGGATATTACCTGTAGTAATATTGGCAATTTTTTGAACTTCTAGAGCGATCGCTCTTATAAATTCTTCATTGCTTTTGAGAGTGACAATTGCCTTGGGAATAGCTTCACTAATTACAGCTTCGACCCGTTTATTAAGGTCATCAATCGTAAGTACATTACTTGGTAAATTATTTGCTACATTACTAGAGTTTTTGAACTCGGATAACACTTCTGTTAGTTTATCTTCGGTGACTACATTACTAGGAAGTAAAGATACATTGTCTGGTAATGGACTAGGGATATTCTCGCTACTAAAAAATATTCTAAGTATCTCCACTATTGCCGTTCCTAATGCGGGTTTAATTTCTCCCAATTTATCTTTACGGGTAATATCGTACTTAATACAGTACTCAGTCAAGTACTCTTCAAGATCGGATGGTAGGTAAGCTGAGATCGCTTTTTTATTGGTAGCCAAAGTAAGTATTCTACTATAGACATTACTTAGTATTGTATCAAAAGTACTTGACTGAGTAAAGTACCAATAAATAATAGTAATGTATTAAGTACTTATTACCTTTTAATAGTAATGTATTAAGTACTTAACTAAGTAAAAGACTTTTAAAATACACATATAGAGATAGCGTTCATGATGGCTGCCCAACCCAGAGAAAGTGTAACAACTATTTATTTACTCAACTCATTTACTCATTTGAACATGGCTATTTAGTACTACTACGGTGGTCATGTTCGATATTCGATCTTACCTTTGAGTAAATGAATCTAACTTCATTACTTCTAAACATTATTTACTCAATTACTCATTTGAAGATGACTATTATTATTAGCGTTTTGAATCAAAAAGGGGGAAGTGGGAAGACAACTATATCAAGCAATCTAGCTCATGCGATCGCAAAGGATGGTCATAAGGTTTTACTCGTTGATTCTGATCCTCAAGGCAGTTTGAGAGATTGGAATGAAGCAAACGGAGGGGAATTATTACCCGTCGTTGGATTCGACAGAGAGACATTACCCAAGGATTTAAAAGCAGTATCCGATGGCTATGACTTTGTAGTTATTGATGGTGCGCCACAGATAGCCAAGATGTCAGCAGCAGCAGTCAAAGCAGCAAATTTAGTACTCATCCCCGTTCAACCATCGCCTTATGATATTTGGGCTTGTGCAGATTTAGTGGACATTATCACAGCCAGACAAGAGGTTACAGACGGCTCACCGTTAGCCTATTTCATCATCAGTAGAGCTATCAAAAATACCAAGCTGGGCAATGAAATAAAAGGCGCATTGCTAGATTACGAACTACCAATCATGAAGACATTTACTACCCAAAAAGTTGCCTATCCCACCACCGCCGCCGAGGGAACAACTGTATTTAACGAACCTGGATGTAGTGCAGCTAAAGAAATTACCGCTATTAAAACTG encodes:
- the parA gene encoding ParA family partition ATPase gives rise to the protein MTIIISVLNQKGGSGKTTISSNLAHAIAKDGHKVLLVDSDPQGSLRDWNEANGGELLPVVGFDRETLPKDLKAVSDGYDFVVIDGAPQIAKMSAAAVKAANLVLIPVQPSPYDIWACADLVDIITARQEVTDGSPLAYFIISRAIKNTKLGNEIKGALLDYELPIMKTFTTQKVAYPTTAAEGTTVFNEPGCSAAKEITAIKTEVMEILNYGA